The Streptomyces sp. NBC_00670 genome window below encodes:
- a CDS encoding TetR/AcrR family transcriptional regulator, which translates to MNEAPSQPRPMRADARRNYDHLVATARETFAELGVDAPLDVVARRAGVGPGTLYRHFPTRETLVAAVYGPDIAALADRAAKLAEQEAPGRALERWVREHLVDALEQRGIATTFKTALSLSQTPDLLLRYKDRFMDAAETLVDAAKEAGTVREDIETRDILRLTYGIAAASADSPPSRARMLHVLFDGLRPAQPGEPTPA; encoded by the coding sequence ATGAACGAGGCACCGTCGCAGCCGCGGCCGATGCGGGCCGACGCGCGCCGCAACTACGACCACCTCGTGGCGACCGCGCGCGAGACCTTCGCCGAACTGGGCGTGGACGCACCGCTGGACGTCGTCGCGCGCCGTGCCGGGGTCGGCCCCGGCACGCTGTACCGGCACTTTCCCACCCGCGAGACCCTGGTCGCGGCGGTCTACGGCCCGGACATCGCGGCGCTCGCGGACCGCGCGGCGAAGCTCGCCGAGCAGGAGGCGCCGGGCAGGGCGCTGGAGCGCTGGGTGCGCGAACACCTCGTCGACGCACTCGAACAGCGCGGCATCGCCACGACGTTCAAGACGGCGCTCTCCCTCTCCCAGACCCCCGACCTGCTGCTGCGCTACAAGGACCGGTTCATGGACGCGGCGGAGACGCTGGTGGACGCGGCGAAGGAGGCGGGCACGGTCCGCGAGGACATCGAGACCCGCGACATCCTCCGCCTGACCTACGGCATCGCCGCGGCCTCGGCGGACTCCCCGCCGTCCCGCGCCCGCATGCTCCACGTCCTCTTCGACGGCCTGCGCCCGGCCCAGCCGGGAGAACCCACCCCCGCCTAG
- a CDS encoding VanZ family protein, with amino-acid sequence MTDSYLLPIRTAALLFPGLALLLLVPMAVVVYRRHGVMTRWRTFSLFGGVYYALTAFCLTIVPLPSASVDVCAKYPSFAHPQWMPGSFVGDIWKEAHHRVTFHDLVLGNPAVWQTVFNLALLLPLGVFVRVHARRGPVAATLAGLAGSLFFEVTQFTGLYGLYDCPYRLFAVDDLLANTAGAALGWALAGPLARALPDLSTLDARALDPLRVPFGRRLVALLLDVTGVVLLAGSLAVLVFLVLGPDPVPWVPLLVWLVWFVVVPRWSGATPGKHVLLLKLVTGSGDRPGTGALSLRAALLGLPFALLWFVAGTALPDAALRAASAGTEAVRGVGYRDVAYALAADPATTLAGFLVPGACLAVVVWWIRAVRRHPEGLGPHEVLSGVRNEALPHARRARAVPALPCAEATEAAADPVSPGSAADRPSGSSTRRW; translated from the coding sequence GTGACGGACTCCTATCTGTTGCCCATACGTACGGCCGCCCTGCTCTTCCCGGGGCTCGCCCTGCTGCTGCTCGTGCCGATGGCCGTCGTGGTCTACCGGCGGCACGGGGTGATGACGCGCTGGCGCACGTTCTCGCTGTTCGGGGGCGTGTACTACGCGCTCACGGCCTTCTGTCTGACGATCGTGCCGCTGCCGTCCGCGTCCGTGGACGTGTGCGCCAAGTACCCCTCGTTCGCGCACCCGCAGTGGATGCCGGGCAGTTTCGTCGGCGACATCTGGAAGGAGGCGCACCACCGCGTCACCTTCCACGACCTGGTGCTCGGCAACCCGGCGGTCTGGCAGACGGTGTTCAACCTGGCCCTGCTGCTCCCGCTCGGGGTCTTCGTGCGCGTGCACGCCCGGCGGGGGCCGGTGGCCGCCACCCTGGCGGGCCTCGCCGGGTCGCTCTTCTTCGAGGTCACGCAGTTCACCGGCCTGTACGGGCTCTACGACTGCCCCTACCGCCTCTTCGCCGTGGACGATCTGCTCGCCAACACGGCGGGCGCGGCCCTCGGCTGGGCACTGGCCGGGCCCCTGGCCCGCGCGCTGCCGGACCTGAGCACGCTGGACGCGCGCGCCCTCGACCCGCTGAGGGTTCCCTTCGGCCGACGCCTGGTCGCACTGCTGCTCGACGTGACGGGCGTCGTCCTGCTGGCCGGGTCCCTCGCCGTGCTCGTCTTCCTCGTCCTGGGCCCGGACCCGGTGCCGTGGGTTCCGCTTCTCGTCTGGCTGGTCTGGTTCGTGGTGGTGCCGCGCTGGAGCGGCGCGACCCCCGGCAAGCACGTGCTGCTGCTGAAGCTGGTCACGGGAAGCGGCGACAGGCCGGGGACCGGCGCGCTGTCGCTACGGGCCGCCCTGCTCGGCCTCCCCTTCGCCCTGCTGTGGTTCGTCGCGGGCACCGCCCTGCCCGACGCCGCCCTCCGCGCCGCCTCCGCCGGAACGGAGGCCGTACGGGGCGTCGGCTACCGGGACGTGGCGTACGCCCTGGCCGCCGACCCGGCGACCACGCTGGCCGGCTTCCTCGTCCCCGGCGCCTGCCTGGCCGTCGTGGTCTGGTGGATACGCGCGGTCCGCCGCCACCCCGAGGGCCTGGGCCCGCACGAGGTCCTCTCCGGCGTACGCAACGAAGCCCTGCCGCATGCCAGGCGGGCGCGAGCGGTGCCCGCACTCCCCTGTGCCGAGGCGACGGAGGCCGCTGCGGACCCCGTCAGTCCCGGTAGCGCGGCAGACCGTCCGTCGGGATCGTCCACTCGCCGATGGTGA
- a CDS encoding aldo/keto reductase → MRYRTLGRTGIQVSPYALGTMNFGALANADHDETVRIIHKALDAGINLIDTADNYSHGESERIVGKALKGRRDDVVLATKFSNPMGDGPNRRGASRRYLMTAVEDSLRRLETDHIDLYQYHYPDDETDLEETLSALTDLVRAGKVRAIGTSKQPPSGLVEAHWISERQGLARFRSEQPYYSILNRGIERELLPVTQRLGMGTLVWSPLAQGLLTGRVRKGQASTLSRSGPWFAHLGDERRIDAVERLVPVAEEAGVSLTHMAVAFVLAHPGVTAALLGPRTEEQFDDLLAGVGIELSDDVLDRIDEVVPPGVDVGAIQMGYRPPALLRAGLRRRGVGERAAAEG, encoded by the coding sequence ATGCGCTACCGCACCCTCGGCCGCACAGGCATCCAGGTCAGCCCCTACGCGCTCGGCACCATGAACTTCGGCGCCCTCGCCAACGCCGACCACGACGAAACGGTCCGCATCATCCACAAGGCGCTCGACGCCGGCATCAACCTGATCGACACGGCCGACAACTACTCCCACGGCGAGTCGGAGCGGATCGTCGGCAAGGCGCTCAAGGGGCGCCGCGACGACGTCGTCCTCGCCACCAAGTTCTCCAACCCCATGGGGGACGGTCCCAACCGGCGGGGCGCCTCGCGCCGGTACCTCATGACCGCCGTCGAGGACTCGCTGCGGCGGCTGGAGACCGACCACATCGATCTGTACCAGTACCACTACCCCGACGACGAGACCGATCTGGAGGAGACGCTCTCCGCGCTCACGGATCTGGTCCGGGCCGGGAAGGTGCGGGCGATCGGTACCTCCAAGCAGCCCCCCTCGGGGCTCGTCGAGGCGCACTGGATCTCCGAGCGGCAGGGGCTGGCGCGCTTCCGCAGCGAACAGCCGTACTACTCGATACTCAACCGGGGCATCGAGCGTGAGCTGCTCCCCGTCACCCAGCGGCTCGGCATGGGCACGCTCGTGTGGAGCCCGCTGGCGCAGGGGCTGCTGACCGGGCGCGTACGCAAGGGGCAGGCGTCGACGCTGAGCCGGAGCGGGCCGTGGTTCGCGCACCTCGGGGACGAGCGGCGCATCGACGCGGTGGAGCGGCTGGTGCCGGTCGCGGAGGAGGCGGGCGTTTCGCTGACGCACATGGCGGTCGCGTTCGTGCTGGCGCATCCGGGGGTGACGGCGGCGCTGCTCGGGCCACGGACGGAGGAGCAGTTCGACGATCTGCTGGCGGGGGTGGGGATCGAACTGAGCGACGACGTGCTCGACCGGATCGACGAGGTGGTGCCGCCGGGGGTGGATGTCGGGGCCATCCAGATGGGGTACCGGCCGCCGGCGTTGCTGCGGGCGGGGCTGCGGAGGCGGGGAGTGGGGGAGCGGGCGGCGGCGGAGGGGTGA